A genomic stretch from Sceloporus undulatus isolate JIND9_A2432 ecotype Alabama chromosome 5, SceUnd_v1.1, whole genome shotgun sequence includes:
- the CLGN gene encoding calmegin: MQFHWDWFCLSVLLLSSISAESEDSESEVENIGMNTQEANVDKSRPSLEVVYKTPKPTGEVYFAETFDDTMSGWVLSQTKKEDTDEDIAKYDGRWEIEPLKENMVPGDRGLVLKSVAKHHAISAMLTQPFVFDSKPLIVQYEVNFQEGIDCGGAYVKLLSKSDDLNLEYFYDKTSYTIMFGPDKCGEDYKLHFIFRHKHPKTGDYEEKHSKRPDVDLKKIYSDRKTHLYTLVLKPDDTFEILIDQTVVSKGSLLEDMVPPVNPPKEIEDPNDRKPEDWDERAKIPDPDAVKPDDWNEDEPPKIEDLGAIKPEGWLDDEPEYIPDPNAEKPEDWDEDMDGEWEAPQVSNPKCETAPGCGTWTRPMMTNPKYKGKWKPPMIENPNYQGIWSPHKISNPDYFEDSHPFKMTAVSAIGLELWSMTSDIYFDNFIICSEKEVADRWAADGWGFKKLVASSNEPGMFSQLVTAAEERPWLWIIYVLTLALPVGLGILFCWPSKKIDEDVEYKKTDLAKPLTKGQLEQEMNVKDEELEKTNEDTGEGAEDEDYEDENETAEGSHEEEENKSVSEEDEMKEADESTGSGDGPSKLVRKRRVRKD; this comes from the exons ATGCAATTTCATTGGGATTGGTTTTGCTTGAGTGTGCTACTATTAAGTTCAATAAGTGCAGAATCTGAAGATTCAGAATCCGAAGTGGAAAATATTGGCATGAACACACAAGAAGCTAATGTTGACAAAAGTAGACCATCCTTAGAG GTTGTGTACAAGACACCAAAGCCAACTGGAGAAGTCTATTTTGCTGAAACTTTTGACGATACCATGTCTGG GTGGGTTCTGTCTCAAACCAAAAAAGAGGATACAGATGAAGATATTGCTAAATATGATG GAAGATGGGAAATAGAACCATTAAAGGAAAACATGGTGCCTGGTGACAGGGGCTTGGTTTTGAAATCAGTAGCAAAGCATCATGCAATATCAGCTATGTTAACACAGCCATTTGTTTTTGATAGTAAACCACTGATTGTTCA GTATGAAGTGAATTTTCAAGAAGGCATTGATTGTGGTGGTGCATATGTTAAACTTCTTTCCAAAAGTGATGACTTGAATCTG GAATACTTTTATGACAAAACATCATACACAATTATGTTTGGACCAGATAAATGTGGAGAAGATTACAAATTGCATTTTATCTTCAGACATAAACATCCTAAAACTGGAGACTACGAAGAAAAACATTCTAAACGTCCTGATGTAGACCTTAAAAAAATCTACTCAGACAGAAAGACCCATCTGTATACTCTTG TGCTAAAACCTGATGACACATTTGAAATATTAATTGATCAAACAGTGGTCAGCAAAGGAAGTCTCCTGGAAGATATGGTTCCCCCTGTGAACCCCCCCAAAGAAATAGAAGATCCCAATGATAGAAAGCCAGAGGACTGGGATGAAAGAGCTAAAATTCCTGATCCTGATGCTGTCAAGCCAGATGACTG GAATGAAGATGAGCCACCCAAAATAGAAGATCTTGGTGCTATTAAACCTGAAGGTTGGCTTGATGATGAACCAGAATATATTCCAGATCCTAATGCAGAAAAACCAGAAGATTG ggaTGAGGATATGGATGGTGAGTGGGAAGCTCCACAAGTTTCTAATCCAAAATGTGAGACTGCACCTGGTTGTGGAACATGGACACGGCCCATGATGACCAAtccaaaatataaaggaaaatggAAACCACCTATGATAGAAAACCCTAATTATCAG GGGATATGGAGTCCTCACAAAATCTCTAATCCTGATTATTTTGAAGATTCTCATCCTTTCAAGATGACTGCTGTCAGTGCTATTGGTTTAGAGCTTTGGTCTATGACATCAGATATCTACTTTGATAACTTCATCATCTGTTCAGAAAAGGAAGTTGCTGACCGATGGGCAGCAGATGGctggggttttaaaaaattggttgCTAGTTCCAATGAA CCTGGAATGTTTAGTCAGTTGGTGACTGCTGCAGAAGAACGCCCATGGCTTTGGATTATTTACGTCTTGACTTTAGCACTTCCTGTTGGATTGGGCATACTGTTCTGCTGGCCATCCAAG AAAATAGATGAAGATGTGGAGTACAAAAAAACTGATTTAGCCAAGCCACTTACAAAAGGACAACTAGAACAAGAGATGAATGTAAAAGATGAAGAACTAGAGAAAACAAATGAAGACACTGGTGAAG gtGCTGAAGATGAAGATTATGAAGATGAAAATGAAACTGCTGAAGGAAGTCATGAAGAAGAAGAGAATAAATCTGTCTCAGAGGAAGATGAG